The proteins below come from a single Ignavibacteria bacterium genomic window:
- a CDS encoding HU family DNA-binding protein — MAKAQAKPMTKAQIIEHLSTKTGTTKKLAAQFLQELVSLSYKEAKKSFTLPGLGKLQLVDRKKRIGRNPATGETIKIPAKKVLKFRIAKAAKDAILPAKK, encoded by the coding sequence ATGGCAAAAGCACAAGCAAAACCAATGACAAAGGCTCAGATCATTGAGCATCTCTCAACAAAGACTGGAACAACCAAGAAATTAGCAGCTCAGTTTTTACAGGAGCTTGTTAGCCTTTCTTACAAGGAAGCAAAGAAATCCTTTACGCTGCCTGGCTTAGGCAAGTTACAGTTGGTTGACCGTAAGAAGAGAATCGGAAGAAACCCCGCCACAGGCGAAACAATTAAAATTCCGGCAAAGAAGGTTTTGAAATTTAGAATTGCAAAAGCTGCAAAGGATGCTATTTTACCTGCAAAGAAGTAA